In the genome of Abyssalbus ytuae, the window CCTTCTTATGATTGTATTTTTTTCAAAATCGAGATCGTTTTCATCAAAAAAATCGGCGAGATTGTATTTTTTAATTAAAAAATCGGCCTCAATGACACATTTTTCATCTTTGTCCTTTAAACTACTTAAATCGGCTCTTTTACCCAGTACCAAACCTAAAGCTCCTAATAGTATTGATTTACCCGCACCTGTTTCACCGGTTATAATAGTAAATCCCTCTCCAAAATTAACATGGAGATTATTGATTAGGGCATAATTTTTTATAGAAAGTGATGCTAACAACAGAACATTTTTTAACTACCCAAATATAGGCAATACTAAAATTCAAAAAAACTTTCCTAATATTTTATATCGGACCAATTTGAAGCATGTAGTGGAGCTATTTTTTCGAGGATACTTTTTAAACTCCTGATATCTACCTTAGGACCATCAGAGAAAATACTTTTTATTTCATCTGCTTTGGCATCAAAAAAAGTTTGTAGAACAAAAGAATTAGGTCTTTTATTATTAAGTTTTCCTAAAAGCTTGATACTTTTAGAGATGTTTTCTTTGGCATCCTGGGTGTCTTCCGCCATTAAATCTAATCCCAGTCGATGATATTCATACATTGCCTGCCTGTATTCTGAAAATGTATTTGATAACAGATTATCTATCAGTTCCCATCGGGTCCGGTTACCATCTATTTGCCTCCATCCCAGATATCCACTACCCTGTGCTAGATTTACAATACTTCTTGCCTGATTAAAATAATCCGTTCCGCCGTTTAAAGCAAATGTATCAGCATCTATACCTAAAATTATATATATATAATAAGTAATTACGGATACAAGATTAGATTCAAATGTATTACTGTTATAAAAAAGCGGTTCAAACTCCAGATAATTAAAACTAAATTGCTTGTCCTGATAATTAAAAACAGGGGTTTCATAAGTAGAATTAAAAACAGGCCTGTTAGATTGAATTTGAAGAGTAGCATCAAACCTGTTATTATTGTCAAAG includes:
- a CDS encoding DUF4835 family protein gives rise to the protein MLVLINCFFAFSQELNCNIIVNSDQIEQTNQQVFKTLERALNDYVNKTRWTNREYTVNERINCNMLITVTSFDNNNRFDATLQIQSNRPVFNSTYETPVFNYQDKQFSFNYLEFEPLFYNSNTFESNLVSVITYYIYIILGIDADTFALNGGTDYFNQARSIVNLAQGSGYLGWRQIDGNRTRWELIDNLLSNTFSEYRQAMYEYHRLGLDLMAEDTQDAKENISKSIKLLGKLNNKRPNSFVLQTFFDAKADEIKSIFSDGPKVDIRSLKSILEKIAPLHASNWSDIKY